The Bacteriovorax sp. BAL6_X genome window below encodes:
- the fmt gene encoding methionyl-tRNA formyltransferase has translation MKKLKAVFFGTPDFSCPSLELLANHPQIDLKLVISMPDRPAGRGQKLQSPPVITYCKDNKIKFYQTENINKDEELLKLLDEVDADFYLVLAFAQFLGSKVLNKPKLGCFNIHTSLLPKYRGAAPIQYALLNGDTQTGVSIQKMVKKMDAGDIVKESKLNISFDETGGQLYTRLKFAASLTLNDFITDILNDELTSYEQDESKVSFAPTLKKEDGHIKFLESDFNTIHNQVRALKPWPGTYCFLNEKRLKVIEISKYDNAGLKPGEVKVADNKILVGCTDSTIRLNMIQLEGKKACRDTDAVNGLTNKFDSFIIS, from the coding sequence GTGAAAAAACTTAAGGCAGTATTCTTTGGTACACCAGATTTTTCATGCCCAAGTTTAGAACTTCTGGCCAATCACCCACAAATTGATCTTAAGCTTGTTATTAGTATGCCAGATAGGCCAGCAGGAAGAGGACAAAAACTACAATCACCTCCTGTAATTACTTATTGCAAAGACAATAAGATTAAATTCTATCAAACAGAAAATATAAATAAGGATGAAGAGCTTCTAAAGCTACTAGATGAAGTTGATGCAGATTTTTATCTAGTTCTGGCTTTTGCTCAATTCCTTGGCTCAAAAGTATTAAATAAACCGAAGCTTGGATGTTTTAATATTCACACTTCTCTACTTCCTAAGTATCGAGGAGCAGCTCCTATTCAATATGCTCTTTTAAATGGTGATACGCAAACAGGCGTCTCTATTCAAAAGATGGTTAAGAAAATGGATGCTGGTGATATTGTTAAAGAATCAAAGCTTAATATATCTTTTGATGAAACTGGTGGACAGCTTTACACAAGGCTTAAATTTGCGGCCTCTTTAACACTTAATGATTTCATTACTGACATTCTCAATGACGAACTTACTTCTTATGAGCAAGACGAGTCGAAAGTAAGCTTTGCTCCTACTCTTAAGAAAGAAGACGGTCATATCAAGTTTTTAGAAAGTGACTTTAATACAATTCATAACCAAGTTAGAGCGCTAAAGCCGTGGCCAGGCACTTATTGTTTCTTAAATGAGAAACGCTTAAAAGTTATTGAGATATCGAAGTATGACAATGCTGGACTTAAACCTGGTGAAGTAAAAGTAGCGGATAATAAAATTTTAGTTGGATGTACTGATTCGACAATAAGGCTAAATATGATCCAACTTGAAGGTAAAAAAGCATGTCGTGATACAGACGCAGTTAATGGCCTTACTAATAAATTCGATAGTTTTATAATTTCATAA
- the hutH gene encoding histidine ammonia-lyase: protein MKEIIIDGHSLSVDDIYEVSFAKKETVKVKLSDIARENILKSKQYVQNIVDKGEPVYGINTGFGALSDKHIKKEDLSQLQVNLIRSHCTGVGKPFSKEVTKAIMLLRANCLASGFSGVTIDAIELLIEFINNDIIPVVPEKGSVGASGDLAPLSHIALALIGEGEVIYGGKEVRSDFAIRDIGREPVILGPKDGLALINGTAVMAALGAIAIKQSENLVRIADICAATTLDGVRGTLRAYDHKIHGLKPHPGQLASAINVNNIIAGSEILNSHVDCGKVQDPYSLRCVPQVHGASRQTLAHAKEVLGIELNAVTDNPLIFLGEDEVISGGNFHGEAIAMAMDYLAIGIAELCNISERRVEKMMNPTFSDLPAFLTPESGLNSGLMIAHVTAAALTSENKYLCHPASVDSVPTSTDKEDHVSMGVTSGRKLHEVIENATKCLAIELLCNSQAIEFHRPLKSSPAIEELISHIRKSVDKIVEDRVFYRDINNIEALISNGELLRAVEKHTGKLQ from the coding sequence ATGAAAGAAATTATTATCGATGGCCACAGCCTAAGTGTTGATGACATTTATGAAGTATCATTTGCAAAAAAAGAGACAGTTAAAGTTAAACTAAGCGACATCGCTCGTGAAAATATTTTAAAATCAAAACAGTATGTACAAAATATCGTCGACAAAGGTGAGCCAGTTTATGGTATTAACACTGGATTTGGTGCTTTATCTGACAAACATATTAAAAAAGAAGATTTATCTCAACTTCAAGTTAACTTAATTCGTTCGCACTGTACTGGAGTTGGTAAACCTTTTTCTAAAGAAGTCACAAAAGCAATTATGCTTCTTAGAGCAAATTGTCTTGCCTCAGGATTCTCTGGTGTAACTATTGACGCTATCGAATTGTTAATTGAGTTTATCAACAATGATATTATTCCAGTGGTACCTGAAAAAGGTTCTGTTGGTGCCTCAGGTGACCTTGCTCCCCTTTCACATATTGCCCTAGCACTTATTGGTGAAGGCGAAGTTATCTATGGTGGAAAGGAAGTTCGTTCTGATTTCGCCATTAGAGATATTGGTAGAGAACCTGTTATCCTAGGACCAAAAGATGGGCTTGCACTTATTAACGGTACGGCCGTAATGGCAGCACTTGGTGCAATTGCAATTAAACAATCAGAAAACCTAGTTCGTATAGCAGATATTTGTGCTGCAACAACTCTTGATGGAGTTCGTGGAACACTAAGAGCATATGATCATAAAATTCACGGCCTTAAGCCACATCCTGGTCAACTTGCAAGTGCAATTAACGTAAACAATATCATCGCAGGTAGTGAAATCTTAAATTCACATGTTGACTGTGGAAAGGTTCAAGACCCTTACTCATTAAGATGTGTTCCTCAAGTTCACGGTGCCTCAAGACAAACTCTTGCGCACGCTAAAGAAGTTTTAGGCATTGAACTAAATGCGGTTACAGATAACCCTCTTATTTTCCTAGGAGAAGATGAAGTTATCTCTGGTGGAAATTTTCACGGAGAAGCTATTGCTATGGCAATGGATTATCTAGCAATTGGTATTGCAGAACTTTGTAATATCAGTGAAAGACGTGTCGAGAAAATGATGAACCCAACGTTCTCTGACCTACCAGCATTCTTAACACCAGAATCTGGCCTTAATAGTGGTCTGATGATTGCACACGTTACGGCGGCAGCTTTAACATCTGAAAATAAATATCTATGCCATCCAGCAAGTGTGGACTCAGTTCCAACATCAACAGATAAAGAAGATCATGTTTCAATGGGTGTAACTTCAGGACGTAAACTTCATGAAGTAATTGAGAACGCGACAAAATGTTTAGCAATTGAGCTACTTTGTAATTCGCAAGCTATTGAGTTTCATCGCCCTCTTAAATCTTCACCTGCAATTGAAGAGCTAATTTCACACATTAGAAAGTCTGTTGATAAAATTGTAGAAGATAGAGTTTTCTATCGTGATATCAATAATATCGAGGCCCTAATTTCTAATGGAGAACTACTGAGAGCAGTTGAAAAGCACACAGGAAAGTTACAGTAA
- the def gene encoding peptide deformylase, which translates to MNKSEEFLKDYTLEGEKLEIFTYPAPVLKKVAAPVEKFDEELKKLCKDMLYTMYHAPGIGLAAPQIGISDRIFVMDIDFHSKEITRADGTKDQELSNFNPRIFINPKIEKLQGEILYEEGCLSVPGIYEEVKRSEQIRITYQDIEGNEQVLEVDGLLSVCIQHENDHLDGIVFLERLSTLKRNFLTKRYMKRVKGR; encoded by the coding sequence ATGAATAAATCAGAAGAATTTTTAAAAGATTACACTCTAGAAGGTGAAAAGCTAGAGATTTTTACTTACCCAGCACCTGTTCTAAAAAAGGTAGCAGCTCCAGTTGAAAAGTTTGATGAAGAGCTAAAAAAACTTTGTAAGGATATGCTTTATACAATGTACCATGCACCGGGAATTGGTTTAGCAGCACCACAAATTGGTATTTCAGATCGCATTTTTGTTATGGATATTGATTTTCATAGCAAAGAAATTACTCGTGCTGACGGGACAAAAGATCAAGAGCTATCAAATTTTAATCCAAGAATTTTCATCAATCCTAAGATTGAAAAACTTCAAGGAGAAATTCTTTATGAAGAAGGATGTCTTTCGGTTCCAGGAATTTACGAAGAAGTAAAACGCTCAGAACAAATTCGTATTACATATCAAGACATTGAAGGAAATGAACAAGTCTTAGAAGTCGATGGTCTTCTATCTGTTTGTATTCAACACGAAAATGATCATCTCGATGGGATTGTTTTTCTTGAAAGGCTTTCAACTCTTAAAAGAAACTTTTTAACAAAGAGATATATGAAAAGGGTTAAGGGTAGATAG
- the rpe gene encoding ribulose-phosphate 3-epimerase: MQTIISPSILAADFTNLISDISEIEDVKDLWLHLDVMDGHFVPNLTFGIPVIKQIKKITNIPLDVHLMVTNPEFHFEALKDSEIENITYHFEINCDHHAMIKKYRNNYKSIGLSVKPSTDLESIPLDLLKEIDLLLVMSVEPGFGGQSFMPNALDKIDYLNKLKKENNLKLQIQVDGGINQDTAKLCLDKGAHNLVAGSYIFGKAKDQYKTQIETLR, encoded by the coding sequence ATGCAAACAATTATCTCACCAAGCATTTTAGCTGCTGATTTTACAAATCTAATATCTGATATCTCGGAAATTGAGGATGTAAAGGATCTTTGGCTTCATCTTGATGTTATGGATGGCCACTTCGTTCCAAATCTAACATTTGGAATTCCCGTAATTAAACAGATTAAAAAAATCACTAATATTCCTCTTGATGTCCATCTAATGGTGACAAACCCAGAGTTCCACTTTGAAGCATTAAAAGATTCTGAAATTGAGAATATAACTTACCACTTTGAAATCAATTGTGATCATCATGCAATGATTAAGAAGTATCGCAACAATTATAAAAGTATTGGACTATCTGTTAAGCCATCTACAGATTTAGAGAGTATTCCACTTGATCTACTAAAAGAGATCGATCTACTTCTCGTTATGTCTGTTGAGCCAGGTTTTGGTGGGCAAAGTTTTATGCCAAATGCTTTAGATAAAATTGATTACCTTAATAAATTGAAAAAAGAGAATAACTTAAAACTACAAATACAAGTTGATGGTGGGATCAATCAAGACACAGCAAAGCTATGCCTTGATAAAGGTGCTCACAACCTTGTTGCTGGATCGTATATTTTCGGCAAGGCCAAGGATCAATATAAAACACAAATAGAGACATTAAGATAA
- a CDS encoding LptF/LptG family permease, which yields MSVVKNLITREWLKFFAASTVVLLLLLSLGNLISGFLRENVTAKEVLLSYFIQLPSFLIKVIPISCLIGSLFSINKLKSRNELVAIFAGGYSRQSYLRDILLTSIYVAIFQFILSAYISPYINSQRFSILDSPDEKFRVFKKKGLSSSTIKSGKIWYKSPKYYFAFSSFDKKTNTLNEVTIYHYNSGRELTKIDTYKMLSYDSRTERWWPTNGVGYDELESPSFPKIDIVELPINLNESIEEFTKIEADISTLTFLRLYDYISQLNNNGINVNEYLVMFYMHISEGLICIIFALIAATSIFNPNRRNSSFGRSVAFIFIFTILYWLVQSYFIELGKNLKISPFLATFSVPFLFTIVIVLIFFKNRRLT from the coding sequence ATGAGTGTAGTTAAAAACCTAATCACAAGAGAATGGCTAAAATTCTTCGCTGCTTCGACAGTGGTTCTACTCTTGTTACTTTCTCTAGGAAATCTAATCTCTGGCTTCTTAAGAGAAAATGTAACGGCAAAAGAAGTTCTTTTAAGTTACTTTATACAACTACCAAGCTTCTTAATTAAAGTTATTCCAATCTCATGTCTGATAGGTAGCTTATTTTCAATTAATAAACTCAAAAGTCGAAATGAGCTCGTTGCAATCTTCGCCGGGGGCTACTCTCGACAAAGCTATCTTAGAGATATCCTGTTAACTTCTATTTATGTTGCAATTTTTCAATTTATCCTAAGTGCCTATATTAGTCCTTATATAAATTCTCAAAGATTCAGTATCCTAGATAGTCCAGATGAAAAATTTAGAGTTTTTAAAAAGAAAGGGCTTTCTTCTTCCACAATTAAATCTGGTAAGATCTGGTACAAGTCTCCTAAGTACTACTTTGCTTTTTCAAGCTTTGATAAGAAAACAAATACATTAAATGAAGTAACAATATATCACTATAACTCAGGCCGTGAGCTCACAAAAATAGATACTTATAAAATGCTAAGCTATGACTCTCGAACAGAGAGATGGTGGCCGACTAATGGAGTAGGTTACGATGAACTTGAATCTCCATCTTTTCCAAAAATAGATATTGTCGAACTACCTATTAACCTCAATGAAAGTATTGAAGAGTTCACTAAAATTGAAGCAGATATATCAACGCTAACATTTCTAAGGCTTTACGACTATATCAGCCAACTTAACAATAATGGTATCAATGTTAATGAATATCTAGTTATGTTCTATATGCATATTTCCGAAGGACTTATTTGTATAATCTTCGCACTTATTGCAGCAACTAGTATCTTTAATCCAAACCGCCGTAATAGTTCATTTGGACGCAGTGTTGCCTTTATCTTTATTTTCACTATTCTATACTGGTTAGTGCAATCATATTTTATTGAGCTAGGTAAGAACTTGAAAATAAGTCCTTTCTTAGCGACATTTTCTGTCCCCTTCCTGTTCACTATTGTAATTGTTCTTATCTTCTTTAAAAACAGACGTTTAACATAA